From Demequina lutea, a single genomic window includes:
- a CDS encoding class I SAM-dependent RNA methyltransferase: MSGDDVITVRVGAPAHGGHCIARHEGRAVFVRHALPGELVEARVTSGEPIARFWTADAVKVLEASDDRVESPWPEAGPGGVGGGELGHVALPAQREWKLAVVKEAFDRFAKVSFDGQVSAAPGDDERGGLGYRTRVSAVADPEGRAAMTVFGTKDRKRISAMPLAVPAAEEALLAARATPGTRIEVAVSADGRAHVAWADAGDRSAVIERVAVSGTELEFRVRSADFWQAHRKAPSVLAQAVVDRIGDAERVLDLYAGAGLLSVAMASQGRMVTAVELHSGKGRSSLSVNLAPYETSMEISGDARRTLELMAKDGVLFHDGAIVLDPPRSGAKAATVAAIAKLEPGRIVYVACDPVALARDAALLAEHGYKLESADAWDLFPMTHHIETIATFIR; the protein is encoded by the coding sequence ATGAGCGGCGATGACGTGATTACTGTTCGGGTGGGAGCGCCCGCCCACGGTGGGCATTGCATCGCGCGCCACGAGGGTCGGGCCGTCTTCGTGCGCCACGCCCTTCCGGGGGAGCTAGTCGAAGCAAGAGTCACCTCCGGGGAGCCCATCGCACGATTCTGGACTGCGGACGCGGTCAAGGTGCTCGAGGCGTCCGATGACCGCGTGGAGAGCCCGTGGCCCGAGGCGGGCCCAGGGGGAGTCGGAGGTGGCGAGCTCGGTCACGTCGCGCTCCCGGCCCAACGCGAGTGGAAGCTCGCCGTCGTCAAGGAGGCCTTCGATCGCTTTGCGAAGGTGTCATTCGACGGACAGGTCAGTGCGGCACCAGGCGATGACGAGCGCGGTGGGCTCGGTTACCGGACGCGAGTCTCGGCGGTCGCGGACCCCGAGGGTCGCGCCGCCATGACCGTGTTCGGTACCAAGGATCGCAAGCGCATCTCGGCGATGCCGCTCGCCGTTCCCGCCGCAGAGGAGGCACTGCTCGCGGCACGGGCAACGCCAGGCACGCGCATCGAGGTCGCCGTCAGCGCCGACGGGCGTGCGCACGTGGCCTGGGCCGACGCAGGCGATCGCTCCGCTGTCATTGAGCGCGTCGCCGTGTCAGGAACGGAACTTGAGTTTCGGGTGAGGTCGGCCGACTTTTGGCAGGCGCACCGCAAGGCGCCCTCCGTGCTCGCCCAGGCCGTCGTCGACCGCATCGGCGATGCGGAGAGGGTCCTTGACCTGTATGCGGGCGCAGGGCTGCTTTCTGTGGCGATGGCGTCCCAGGGCCGCATGGTCACCGCGGTGGAACTGCACTCGGGCAAGGGGCGGTCGTCGCTTTCCGTCAACCTCGCGCCGTATGAGACCAGCATGGAGATTTCGGGCGATGCACGGCGGACGCTTGAGCTCATGGCGAAGGACGGCGTCTTGTTCCACGACGGCGCGATAGTTCTCGATCCGCCCCGCTCGGGAGCCAAGGCCGCGACGGTCGCAGCGATCGCCAAGCTTGAGCCTGGTCGCATCGTCTACGTCGCGTGCGACCCCGTGGCGCTAGCGCGCGACGCGGCGCTCCTGGCGGAGCACGGCTACAAGCTCGAGAGCGCCGACGCGTGGGACCTGTTCCCCATGACCCACCACATCGAAACGATCGCCACGTTCATTCGCTAG
- a CDS encoding APC family permease: MQRFTERIKRVVLGAPVATDVAKPQTMRTRLALPVFGAGILSAVAYGPDALIDALRSGMQQSWIPFMAGGTVIILMLLGLAYSSQVRAFPHERGDYGVVRDRLGQRFGMITGASLLIDQLFTVAISVAAIAEAVIYLLPSWEAWAPAIAVVALGLMTLVNLRGIRDRGRVLLAVWHGFVLILVILFVVGWARHDGSPTAPLDTGSPHVWSILVAFAGAVASGAVMATGIEHLASSGPYHAEPRGRRASRTLLIAVLAGAGAFYGVAWLAWAYRLSGWEDGPTFLQVAARVFGNGVLTWIVGVFAVAILYAAANSVFRRFSRLTGFLASDGVLPRQMAMRNDRLVQRGSVLIVAVLAVVIVIASGASVERLVHMYIVGVFTAIVLSQRAMIEWTGARRQLATAPRERRELLGRRILHVIALIAAGAVLLITAVFNFANGAWIAVVLIVLVVVLMHAIRRHYAAVRIDIALDKEAKAPTLPSATHGIVLVAQMHRPALHALAYAKAARHTTLKAVTVKVDRGASLALQKRWAQMNLGAPLVVLDSPYRDLVSPVLDYVKSLHRASPREAVFVYVPEYIVGRWWEQLLHNRNTARLRAQLLNVPNVVVSAVPWMLESARREGPVDAVVDAESQIS, translated from the coding sequence GTGCAGCGATTCACGGAACGGATCAAGCGGGTTGTCCTTGGGGCACCCGTCGCGACCGACGTTGCAAAGCCGCAAACGATGCGCACCAGGCTGGCCCTGCCCGTGTTCGGAGCGGGCATTCTCTCGGCGGTTGCGTATGGTCCAGATGCGCTGATCGACGCGCTGCGGTCGGGAATGCAGCAGTCGTGGATTCCCTTCATGGCGGGCGGCACCGTCATCATCCTGATGCTGCTGGGGCTCGCCTATAGCTCTCAAGTGCGCGCTTTTCCGCACGAACGCGGCGATTACGGCGTGGTGCGGGATCGGCTCGGCCAACGATTCGGCATGATCACCGGCGCCTCGCTTCTCATTGATCAGCTGTTCACCGTTGCCATCTCCGTCGCGGCGATCGCCGAGGCGGTCATCTACTTGTTGCCCTCGTGGGAAGCCTGGGCACCGGCGATCGCCGTCGTCGCCCTCGGCCTCATGACCTTGGTGAACCTGAGGGGAATCAGGGACAGGGGCCGAGTTCTCCTTGCCGTGTGGCATGGGTTCGTGCTGATCCTCGTCATCCTGTTTGTTGTCGGATGGGCTCGGCACGACGGATCGCCAACCGCCCCTCTCGACACGGGTTCTCCCCACGTATGGTCGATCCTCGTGGCCTTCGCGGGCGCCGTGGCGTCGGGCGCCGTCATGGCGACAGGCATCGAGCATCTCGCCTCCTCCGGGCCCTACCACGCGGAACCCCGCGGCCGAAGGGCGTCGCGAACGCTGCTCATTGCGGTGCTTGCCGGTGCGGGCGCCTTCTACGGCGTGGCGTGGCTTGCGTGGGCGTACCGGCTCTCGGGCTGGGAGGACGGGCCAACGTTCCTACAGGTCGCCGCTCGTGTGTTTGGTAATGGCGTCCTGACGTGGATCGTGGGCGTCTTCGCAGTCGCGATTCTGTACGCGGCCGCCAACTCGGTGTTCCGTCGATTCTCACGCCTCACGGGCTTCCTGGCGTCGGACGGGGTGCTGCCTCGCCAAATGGCGATGAGGAACGACAGGCTCGTGCAGCGCGGATCCGTGCTGATAGTTGCCGTATTGGCGGTAGTCATCGTGATCGCATCGGGGGCGAGCGTCGAGAGACTCGTGCACATGTATATCGTGGGAGTCTTCACCGCGATCGTGTTGAGCCAGCGCGCCATGATCGAGTGGACCGGCGCGCGTCGCCAACTCGCCACGGCCCCAAGGGAGCGCCGAGAACTCCTTGGCAGGAGAATCCTCCACGTCATCGCGCTGATTGCCGCGGGAGCGGTCTTGCTCATCACTGCGGTGTTCAACTTTGCCAATGGCGCGTGGATCGCCGTCGTGCTCATCGTGCTCGTGGTGGTGCTCATGCACGCCATCCGCAGGCATTACGCCGCGGTACGCATCGACATCGCGCTGGACAAGGAGGCGAAGGCGCCTACTCTGCCCTCGGCCACACACGGTATTGTTCTCGTGGCCCAGATGCACCGTCCGGCGTTGCACGCCCTCGCGTATGCGAAGGCTGCGCGGCACACGACGCTCAAGGCCGTAACGGTGAAGGTCGATCGTGGCGCGTCGCTCGCGCTTCAGAAGCGTTGGGCGCAAATGAACCTGGGAGCGCCGCTGGTGGTGCTCGACTCGCCATACCGAGATTTGGTGAGTCCAGTGCTCGACTACGTCAAGAGCCTGCACAGGGCGTCGCCCCGTGAGGCAGTGTTTGTCTACGTGCCGGAGTACATCGTCGGCAGATGGTGGGAGCAGTTGCTTCACAATCGGAACACGGCGCGCTTGCGCGCCCAGTTGCTCAACGTCCCCAACGTGGTGGTGAGCGCGGTGCCGTGGATGCTCGAATCCGCTCGCCGCGAGGGCCCCGTCGACGCGGTTGTCGACGCCGAAAGCCAGATCTCATGA